The Streptomyces sp. NBC_00224 genome contains the following window.
CCGAAGCAGGCACTGAAGCAGGAGACGAGGCCGTGATGGATCAGCGTCTCGCCCGGGGCGCCCGGACCCGGCGCAGGATCGCGCGCCACGGCGTCGACGTTGCCTCACTGGAGGGGCTCGAAGGGCTCAGCATCGGCCGCCTGGCCACCGACCTCAGGCTGAGCAAGAGCGGCGTCCAGACGCTGTTCAAGACCAAGGAGAACCTGCAGCTCGCGGTCGCGGAGGCGGCGCGCGAGGCGTTCACCGAGGCGGTCATCCGCCCCGCCGGGACCGCCCCGCCGGGACCGCCCGGCCGGGTGCCGCCCGGCTGCGCGCGCTGACGGAACGCTGGATCTCCTACGCCGAGGAACCGCTGTTCGCCGGCGGCTGCTTCTGGGCTGCCAACCTCCCGGAGTTCGACGACCGGCCGGGGAGCGTACGTGACACGCTGCTCCTCCACCGGCGCAACTGGCTCACCCTCCTCGCCGACGAGCTACGGCATGCCGTCGAAGCCGGAGAAATCGCCGAACTGGAGCCGGACCTGACGGTATTTCAGCTCGATGCGGTGCTCACCGCCGCGAACATCGCGCTGCGCCTGGGCGACACCGAGGCCGTCACCATGGTCCGCCGCACTGTCGACGGATTCCTTGCGGCACCACCGCGCTGACAGCCCGGCACCCCAATAAATGCCCTTGATCTCGCATCGGACCTCACACCTAAGCTGCCCCACCATGACCACATCTCCGGACGACAGCATCCGACCGTTCCGCATATCGATCCCGGACAGTGAACTCGACGACTTGCGGACCCGCCTCGATCTCACCCGCTGGCCCGACGAACTGCCGGACGCCGGCTGGGCCTACGGTGTTCCGCGTGACTACCTGCGGGAGCTCGCGCACTACTGGCGGCACGAGTACGACTGGCGGGCGGCGGAAGCGCGCCTGAACCAATGGCCCCAGTTCATGACCACGATCGACGGCGCGGACGTCCACTTCGCGCACATCCGCTCCCCGGAACCGGATGCCACACCTCTGGTCATCACGCACGGCTGGCCGGGCTCCATCGTCGAGTTCGAGCACATCACCGGCCCGCTCACCGACCCCCGGTCGCACGGCGGCGACCCTGCGGACGCCTTCCATCTGGTCCTGCCGAGCATCCCCGGCTTCGGGTTCTCCGGCCCCACTCGCGAGAAGGGCTGGGAGTACCAACGCGTCGCCGCTGCCTTCGCCGAGTTGATGCACCGCCTGGGCTACGCGCGATACGGCGCGCAGGGTGGCGACTGGGGGTCGGCCATCTCCCGCGAACTCGGCCGTATCCGCCCCGACCAGGTCATCGGCGTCCACCTGAACATGATCCCCGGCGCCGGGGCGACGACTGAGCCGACCGACGACGAACTCGCCGCCCTCAGCCCCTCGGAGCGGGAACGGACCCTGGCCTCCTGGGCACGGATGCAGGCGTGGAGCCGCGAGAAGCAGGGTTATGCCGACCTCCAGTCGACGCGTCCGCAGACCCTCGCCTACGCACTCACCGACTCGCCCGTCGGCCAACTCGCCTGGATCGCCGAGAAGTTCAAGGAGTGGACGGACTCCGTCGACCGGCCGGAGGACGCCGTCGACCGCGACCACCTCCTCACGAACGTGATGCTGTACTGGCTGACCGGGACCGCCGGCTCCTCCGGGCGTATCTACTACGAGCGCGCCCACGCGTCCTACTGGGGGCAGCCGCCCGAGCCCTCACCGGCTCCCACCGGGTTCGCCGCGTTCCCGCAGGAGAACTTCATCATCCTGCGCCACCTCGCGGAACGTACCAACAACATCGTGCGCTGGACGGAGTTCGACCGAGGGGGCCACTTCGCCGCGATGGAAGCACCCGACCTGCTCATCGGTGACATACGCGCCTTCTTCCGCGACCTGCGCGACACACCCCCGTCCTGACGGGACTCCACACGCCCGAGGACGTCGGCGGCACGTCTCGATCGGCAAGGAAACAAAGACGTAATCTGCGCTGGCTACCGTCATCCGATGAGCATCAGGGTGAACGGGGCAGCTGTGGGTACGCAGGTCCGGGCCGGGGACGAGGACGACCTGGAAGAGTTGACCCGTATCTACAACCATTACGTCGTCGCGACCCCGATCACCTTCGACATCGAGCCGTTCACCGTCGAGCAGCGCCGCTCGTGGTTGGCGTCCCACCCGGACCACGGCCCGCACCGGCTTCTCGTGGCCGAGGAGGGTGGAACGGTCCTCGGGTACGCGACCAGCAGCGCGTTCCGCCCGAAGCGGGCGTACGAGACCTCCGTCGAGACCAGTGTGTACGTGGCGCCCGAGCAGGTGGGGCGCGGCGTCGGCGGTCTGCTGTACGCCTCGCTCTTCGAGGTGCTCAAGCATGAGGACGTACGCCAGGCCCTCGCCGGAATAGCCCTGCCCAACGAGGCGTCGGAGCGGCTCCATCTGCGCTTCGGTTTCCAGCCCGTCGGGGTGTACCGGGAAGTCGGGCGGAAGTTCGGGAAGTTCTGGGACGTCGCCTGGTTCCAGCGGCCGCTGACGCCGGGCCCTCTTCCCGCTCCCGGTCAGGGAGCGGGTTGAGGGCTGCGGCGCCGGTCCGCTGCTGCCGACGCGCCCCGGTCAGATGCTGTTCGAACTGGAGCGGCCGAAGAACTCGATCTCCGCGAGGGCCACCTGCTTGTCGCCGGAGACCGCGTAGGCCGACTCGATCGTGAGGCGGACCTTGACGGCGTCGCCGACGCGGAAGGGGCGGCGCTGGCCGCCCGCCCCCTGGTCGAGGGTGATGTCGCGGGTGGTGGTCTTTCCGTCCTTCAACGTCACCGTCGCCTTGATGCGGTGCGGCAGCGCCGATTCGCCCAGTTTCTCGGCGCGGGCGGAGACGCCGGGGGTGATGATCACGTCCAGGAGGCGGGTGGGCTCGGCGAAACTCGCCTCGATCCACTCGCCCTGGCCCGACTGCGAGACGCCCGGACCCCACCAGGTGTTGCTCCGCTTGTCGAAGGCGAGCAGCGGCTGGTGTCCGGGGTAGGAACGGGAGGCCCGGAAGCCGTCCGGGGCGACCGGGGCGCGCTTGGCGAAGTGGTCGCGCCCGGCCTGGACGCCGTCGGGGACGTAGATGACGGCGAGGACGACGAGGGTCAGGGCGACCGCCGCGGCCACCCAGGTGCCGATGCGGTCGAACACCCGGCGCAGCGGCGGCCGTTCACCGGCCCAGGGGGTATCCCGTCGCCGGTCGAAGAGCCGACGCCACCACGGGCGGCGGCCCGGGGGCTGTGCGGCGGTGCCGTCGTCGGCGAGGGGCATCGCGCAGCGGGCGCAGAAGTGGCGGTCGGCGCGGTTGGGGGTGGAGCACCAGGGGCACGGCGGACCGTTGCCGATGTCCTGACTGAAACCGGGGCCGCGGACCTGCGGACGGTCGGCGTCGGGGCGGCCGGGCAGGACGGGGGCGACGGCGGGGGGTGGGGCGGGGGTCGATGTGTCCGGGTCGGCGACGGGGACTAGCAGGGAGCGGGCGCGATCGCTCGCGCTGTCCGGCGAGTTGTCGGGCGCGCCGGCGTCGGCACCCGATGCCGGTACGGGCTCCACCGGGACGGTGGGTGCGGTGTCGCCCGCTTCGCGCGGAGCGGGGGCCCCGGCGGCGGGCGGTGTGCTCGCGCCGGTGGCGGGGCGGTCGCGTCCGTCCCTGGCCGCCTCGGCCGTCGTGTCGGGGTCGTTCCGGTCGTCGGCGGGTGCCGGGTCCGGCATGCCCCGTGGGGCGGGCACCGGGCCGCTGCCGCGCGGGCCTGGGTGGTCGGCGGCGTCCCGGGGGACGGCGGCCGCCGCGGGGCGGGGCGTCCGGGCGCCTGCCCGGTCCCAGCCGAGTACGGCGCCGCAGGAGTCGCAGAAGGACTGGCCCGGTTCCGCGCGGGTGCCGCATTCGGCGCAGTTTTGGGTGGTCATCGCTGCGGGGTCCTTTCAGCGGTGGTTACTTCGACGGTGTAGGGCATGTGGGCGGGGCGGGCCGCGGCGACGAGGGTGTCCAGGCGGTGGGTGTCGGCCGGGGCGGGGTCGGGCAGCCGGAGGGTGACGTGGAGGTGGGGACGCGGGGTGCCCGGGAACGGGCCGAGGGGGCGCGCGTTCCAGGCGGCGCCGCCGCTCTCGGTGATGTCGGGCGTGACGCCGAACACGAGTCGTATCGCCTCTTCGAGGCCCCGCCGGGTGCCGCGTACGCGGTGCAGCCGGGCGGCCGCTGCGACGGCGGCGCGCAGGCGGGGCTCGGGTTCGGTGCCGTCGGTCTCGGCGCCCACCCAGGTGCCGAGCCACCGGGCGAAGTCGGCGGGCGTCAGGGCGGGGTCGAAGTAGGTGTCGAGGCAGTCGAGGACGTTGAGGATGGGGGCGAGGACGTCGTCGAGCCCGGCGACGAAGCGCTGGGCGAGGTCGTCGTCGGCGAACACGGCCGGGAGCATGACGCCGATGGGCGCGGAGGAACCCAGGCCGTCGACGGAGCCCCTGCCGCCGCTCACGTTCCGTCCCCGATGACGCGGACGCGGTGGTCGTAGGAGAAGACGAGGGACGGGGCGTCGAGGTCGATGCGGTCGGTGGGGTCGCCGCGCTTGCCGGTGAGGGGGTCGGCGGGGTGCAGCACGACCTCGTCGACGAGTTCGACGCCGGGGACGCGTTGCAGGACGGCGAAGACCTCACCGGACTGGACCGGGCGGCCGAAGGGCCAGCCCCGGCCGTCCGCGCCCCCGGTGAGCGGGTCGAGGTGGCGGTAGAGGGCGTCGTGGGCCTGGCGGCGTACGCGATCGGTGTCGGTGCCGCGGAAGGCGTGGACGGTGGCGACGACGGTGACGCCTTGGTAGTACGGCGGGCCCACGGCGAGGCGGGTGCCGATGAGGCGGCGTTCGTCGAGGTGGCGGGTGATGCGGCCGAGCAGGTCGTCGCCGGGCACGAGTTGTTCGAAGCGGAGTCGGCCGCCGGGGTCGGGGACGGCCTGCGGGACGACCACGACACGTACCGCGTAGGCGCCGTGGTCGCCCTCCTCGCCCTCCAGGCAGGTGATGCGGGCGGTCTCGGGGGCGGCGCGGCGGGCGAGTTCCTCGTAGTCGCGCAGGGTGACGGCACGCTCCTGGGCGCGCAGGGTGATGGGGGCCCGGAGCTTGGCCTCCTCGACCGTCTCGCCGTCGACGCCGCCACGGGCGGCCTCGCGGTTGACGACTTCGGCGACGTACGGGATGGAGGTGCGCAGCACCTGGACCGCGCCGCGGGCCACGTTGCCGGACCGGCCGCCGCCTGTGCGGTAGCGGCGGGCGCGGACAACTGCGCCCTTGGGGGCGACGGCTCCGTACTGGCGCAGGGTGCCGTCGGGTTCGCGGACGGCGGGGCCGAAGGCGATCTCGCCGGTGGTGGCGTCGAGGGTCAGGTGCCGGTCGTCGGGACGGGAGGCGGCGAAGTGCGGGACGACCTGCCAGTCCTGCCATCCGTCGTGCGCGGCGGTCTGCAGCAGCAGGGGCGGGTCGTCGGCGACGACGGGGGTGCGGTCCAGTCGCAGGCGCTGGCCGGGCAGGCCGGTGGATTCGCCGAGGGCCTCGTCGTAGACCGTTTCGGCGTGGACGGCGCGGGTGGTGGCGCCGATGGTGTACGCCTCGGCGGAGCGGATGGTGGGCGTGGTGGTGTAGAAGGGCTGGCCGGGCCGGGGGTCGGTGACACGGCAGCGCACCCAGCCGGCCTCCTGGCCGCCGGTGCGGGACAGGACGTGGCCGCCCGGGACGTGGAGCACGATGTCGCCGGGGCGGTTGAGGCCGCCGGTGCCGTCCCGGTCGACCTCGCAGGGCCGCCAGCCGTCCTCGGTCCACGCCTCCCACACCAGCGGCGGCTGACGGGGGTCGACGCCGACGCCGTCCACGCGGCTGTCGAGTTCGAGCGCGAGGGCGCAGTGCGGAACGGCCGCGGTGAGACCGAGGAGCAGGCAGTCGCCGGGGCGGGGTGCCTCGGCGAAGCACGCCAGGTCCCTGCCCTCGATGAGGTCGGCGGTGCGGTCGGAGACGGGCTCCCCGTGGTGCTGCACCACGAGGTGGCCCAGCGAGCACGGGACGACCGTCAGGTCGCGCTCGGTGGCGAAGACGACGGCCTCGTCGCGTTCGGTGCGCGTGGTGGAGACCTCGGTGCCCATCGGCACGGAGATGGGCTCCTCCTGTGGTGCGGACAGCCAGAAGGTGACGTCGGTACGGGCCGCGCCCGGCGGGAACAGAGTGATGCCGACCAGGTCCAGGAAGGCCAGGTGGTTCTTCTCCGGGACCCGGTTGAGGCGGTAGACGATCTGGTCGGCCATGTGGGCGACCGTCTCGATGAGGGTGACGCCGGGGTCCGAGACGTTGTGGTCGGTCCACTCGGGGGCCCGTTGCTGGATGTAGCGCTTGGCGTCGTCGACGAACTGCTGGAAGCGGCGGTCGTCGAGGTTGGGCGAGGGCAGGGACATCAGTGTTCGCTTTCGGGGAGGGAGCCGGGGCCGGCCGGTCCGCCGGGACCGTCCGAGGGACCCGGCACTCCGGGCTCCTCATGGGAGGGGATGACGTAGAAGGGGAAGACGAGGCTGCGCGGGTTGTTGGTGCCGCGGATCGAGTAGCGGACGTCGATGTACAGCACGCTCTGGTCGGCTCCGGCGGTGACGTCCACGGCGTGGACCTCGATGCGCGGCTCCCAGCGGTCGAGGCTCATCAGGACCTCGTGCTGGATGCGGCCCGCGGTCTGCTCATTGACCGGGGCGAAGACCAGGTCGTGGATGGCGCAGCCGAACTCGGGGCGCATCGGCCGCTCCCCGGGCGAGGTGGCGAGCACGAGCCGGATGGCCTCCTCCACCTCGCGCTCGCCGCTGACCAGGGCGATGCCGCCGGTGGGCCCGATGCGCAGGGGGAACGCCCAACCGGAGCCGACGAACTGTTCGGCCATCAGAGCACCACCGGTCCCTTCCCGTAGATCACTTGAGTCCTCGTCATGAGGGGAGCGGGTACTTCTTGTTGTTGACCATGACCAAACCGTTGAGCAGGAGCGTGCCGGCCCGGATGCCCACATTGGCGGTGGAGTTGATCTGCACACCGGCTGGGGCGAACACCGTCGCGGCGGCACCCGCCTTGATGTCGAGGACACTCGCCGCGGACACGCCCACCACACCCCCGAGGGACCGGAGGCTGACCAGACCGCTGCCCTGGATGCTGATCGAACCACCGCCGCGGATGGACACGTTGCGCTTGGCCCGGAGGGTGAGATCGGTGCCCGCCTCGACCGACACCGAACGCCCGCCCTTGATACGGACGGCACCCGCGCTGTCGACGGTGATCTCGGTCTCGGTGCGGTCGAGGTTGATGGTCAGCTTGTCGTTGCCGGTGGCGATCCGCACGCCCTGCTTGCGCCTGCCGCTCTGCTGACTGAGCAGGTCGACACGGTTGCCCTTGCGGTCGGACAGGGTGTGCCGGCTGGCCTGCTTCTTCAGCCCGTGGTGCAGGGGCACGTCGTTCACCGTCGGTTTGTCGCGGCCGTTGTAGAGCCCGCCTATCACGAACGGGTGGTCCAGGGCGCCCCGGTCGAAGGCGACCAGCACCTCGTCGCCCACGTCCATGGGGAAGACCCCGCCGCCGCCCTTGCCGCCCAACTGCACACTGCGCGCCCAGTCGGTGACGTACGCGTCGTCGAGCCAGGGGAAGGTGAGCTTGACCCTGCCCTGTTCGAGCGGGTCCTGTACGTCGGTGACGACGGCGTTGACGACGCCGGGCAGCCGCGCCGCCCCGGCGTCCGCGCCCGTCCCGCCCGACGCCAGTCCGTACAGGGAGCGCCACTGGCGTCCACTGACGGTCACCCAGGACTCGTAGTGCTTGCCGTCGCCGAAGACGTGCCGGACCGAGGTGGCGGTGTACTTGCCCTCGAAGGGCCTGCCGACACGGGAGAGGGCCACCGGCACGCCGGGCCGCAGCTTGGGGTTGCCGCGGACGGCCACCTCCACTTCGGCGAACGACGAGGTGACGTCGGCGGCGAGTGCTTCGGCGGCGTGCCGGACCTCGGTCTGCTTGTCGTAGGGCACACCGGTCTCGACGAGCCTGGCGGCCTTGAACTTCTTCGCGATCCGGCTCGGGGTGGTGCCGATGCTGATGCCCGTGTCGGTGCTGACGTTCTGCGTCTCCTTGATCTTCTTCTTGGTGGTGACGTTCCAGCCGCGCGACTCGACCTTGCCCACCTGGTCGGCCGCGGTGACCGCGGCCCGCAGCCGCAGGATGTCGCGTTTCGCCCGCAGGACGAACGGGCTCGTGTCGCTGTCGGTCTGGGGCGAGGGCGCACCGGAGGACGCTTTCGGCTTGACGAACTGGAAGCGCCCTTCGGCATCCAGCGACATGACCATTTTGTTCTCGTCGGCGAGCCGGGCGAGGAAGTCCCAGTCGGTGACGTTGGCCTGGCTGATGAACTCGTACAGCGTGTCCGTCGGCTGGATCCGGCCGATACGGACGCCGTCCTGGACGGCGAGCGTGCGGGCGATGTCGGACGCCAGCTGATTGCGGTAGGCGACGACCCGGCGCTGGCGCATCAGGCGGTGACCGTAGTCGTAGCCACGGATGACCGTGAAGGTACCGGTGCCCTCGAAGTCGGCCTCCAGACCGGTCACTTCCCCGGTCAGCAGCGGGTCGCCCTTGCCCCGGCCGTCGGCGATCGGAGTCAGGACCACCTCGGTGCCGAACTGCACGTTCAGTTCTTCGAGGACCAGCCGACCGGGGTCGCGGAAGGTGAGCCGGAACGCGGCGGGCACGCCGGCTCCCTGGTCGACCCAGCCGTCGACGAGCAACGGGGCGATGTCCGGCGGCAGTTCCTTGCCACCGATGGTGACGTGTATGAGGGTGGAAAACGCGGCCTGCACCATCAGCTGCGCACCTCCTCGGCGGCCGGAAGGACGAGTTCGGTGCCGGACCCGATCCGGGACGGGTCGTCGATGCCGTTCGCCTCGGCGATCGCACGCCAGACGGTGGCGTCCCCGTATTCGCGCCAGGCCAGCGACGGCAGCGTGTCCCCGGCGACGACCCGGTGCACACGCCGCGCGGTGAGCGCGCCCGAGGTCGGGTTCTGCCGCTTCGTCTTGGAGGGGATCTCGTGCAGCCGCATCTGGCACGTGGCACGGATGGGCACACCGGTGGTGCCGAACAGCGTGTAGGAGGCCTCGACGGAGGAGACGTACGCGGTGAACCGGGCCGTGGAGAACGACCCCCACTCGAAGACCACCCAGGGCGGTGACGGCTGGTCGGCGAAAACGCTCTTGTCCGTGGTCTCGCAGCAGCTCAACAGCGTCTCCACCTTGTTCAGGACCGTGTCGCGGGTCGGCTCGGCGGAGGAGTCGAGGAAGATCTCAAGGCTCATCTCGCGGGCCTCCGGGCCCAAGAACTCCGGTTTGGAGCCGTCCCGTACGGCCGGGGCCACCGTCACGTGCCACTGGGCGCGGCGGCTGAGGGAGAGCTGCGCGGGGTTGAAGTCGAAGTCGAACGTCTCGATCAGCCCGCCGGGCGTGGTGCTGGTGCCGAGCGGGGGCTCGTGGATGGCGAGGGTGGCGCGTACGAGGCTCTTGCCCGCGCCCTTGCCGCCCGCGCCCCTGCCGCCCGCGCTCTTCCTGTTCTTGGCCATGCTCTCTTCCTCTGCGGTCCTTCGTCCTGTGGGCCCTCGGGCCGCCGTCAGTCGGTGAAGCCGTGGTGGGCGATCTCCAGCACCTCCGTGGCGACGGCGGGACTCGCCGGGTCGAGGGTCGGCCCCGTCCAGCTGACCGGCAGTACGTCGATCAGCCCCCAACGGGCGACCTGCGACCCGTCCGCCCGCAGCGCCGCGATCTGGGCGGTGGGCCGCTGGATCCCGGTCTGCACCGAGGAGATCCACTTGGCGACCTTCGTGGTGTCCGGGGTCAGGGGGCGGGTCAGCCGGATGGTGGAGAAGGTGACGCGGGTGGGCAGCGCCCAGACGAAACCGTTGTTGCCGCCCTCCTGCCGGTGCTCGATCTCCACCTGCGAGGAGAGGCCCTCACACCCGTTGAAGTAGCCGAGGCTCTCGCCGTCGATGGCGAGGGTGAACCAGATGGTGGAGCCCGGGTCCTGACGGGGCATCGGGGTGAGCCTTTCTGTTCTGTCGTGGCCGTGGCCGGTTCGCTGGTGGTGCCCGGTCAGGGGCGGGGGTCTCGGAGTCGGCCGATCCGCTCCCGGTCCAGGCGCAGTTCGGTACGGATGAGGCGGGTGATCCGCCCGATGATCCGGTGCACC
Protein-coding sequences here:
- a CDS encoding epoxide hydrolase family protein — translated: MTTSPDDSIRPFRISIPDSELDDLRTRLDLTRWPDELPDAGWAYGVPRDYLRELAHYWRHEYDWRAAEARLNQWPQFMTTIDGADVHFAHIRSPEPDATPLVITHGWPGSIVEFEHITGPLTDPRSHGGDPADAFHLVLPSIPGFGFSGPTREKGWEYQRVAAAFAELMHRLGYARYGAQGGDWGSAISRELGRIRPDQVIGVHLNMIPGAGATTEPTDDELAALSPSERERTLASWARMQAWSREKQGYADLQSTRPQTLAYALTDSPVGQLAWIAEKFKEWTDSVDRPEDAVDRDHLLTNVMLYWLTGTAGSSGRIYYERAHASYWGQPPEPSPAPTGFAAFPQENFIILRHLAERTNNIVRWTEFDRGGHFAAMEAPDLLIGDIRAFFRDLRDTPPS
- a CDS encoding putative baseplate assembly protein; translation: MSLPSPNLDDRRFQQFVDDAKRYIQQRAPEWTDHNVSDPGVTLIETVAHMADQIVYRLNRVPEKNHLAFLDLVGITLFPPGAARTDVTFWLSAPQEEPISVPMGTEVSTTRTERDEAVVFATERDLTVVPCSLGHLVVQHHGEPVSDRTADLIEGRDLACFAEAPRPGDCLLLGLTAAVPHCALALELDSRVDGVGVDPRQPPLVWEAWTEDGWRPCEVDRDGTGGLNRPGDIVLHVPGGHVLSRTGGQEAGWVRCRVTDPRPGQPFYTTTPTIRSAEAYTIGATTRAVHAETVYDEALGESTGLPGQRLRLDRTPVVADDPPLLLQTAAHDGWQDWQVVPHFAASRPDDRHLTLDATTGEIAFGPAVREPDGTLRQYGAVAPKGAVVRARRYRTGGGRSGNVARGAVQVLRTSIPYVAEVVNREAARGGVDGETVEEAKLRAPITLRAQERAVTLRDYEELARRAAPETARITCLEGEEGDHGAYAVRVVVVPQAVPDPGGRLRFEQLVPGDDLLGRITRHLDERRLIGTRLAVGPPYYQGVTVVATVHAFRGTDTDRVRRQAHDALYRHLDPLTGGADGRGWPFGRPVQSGEVFAVLQRVPGVELVDEVVLHPADPLTGKRGDPTDRIDLDAPSLVFSYDHRVRVIGDGT
- a CDS encoding phage tail protein, which produces MPRQDPGSTIWFTLAIDGESLGYFNGCEGLSSQVEIEHRQEGGNNGFVWALPTRVTFSTIRLTRPLTPDTTKVAKWISSVQTGIQRPTAQIAALRADGSQVARWGLIDVLPVSWTGPTLDPASPAVATEVLEIAHHGFTD
- a CDS encoding N-acetyltransferase family protein — its product is MSIRVNGAAVGTQVRAGDEDDLEELTRIYNHYVVATPITFDIEPFTVEQRRSWLASHPDHGPHRLLVAEEGGTVLGYATSSAFRPKRAYETSVETSVYVAPEQVGRGVGGLLYASLFEVLKHEDVRQALAGIALPNEASERLHLRFGFQPVGVYREVGRKFGKFWDVAWFQRPLTPGPLPAPGQGAG
- a CDS encoding zinc ribbon domain-containing protein gives rise to the protein MTTQNCAECGTRAEPGQSFCDSCGAVLGWDRAGARTPRPAAAAVPRDAADHPGPRGSGPVPAPRGMPDPAPADDRNDPDTTAEAARDGRDRPATGASTPPAAGAPAPREAGDTAPTVPVEPVPASGADAGAPDNSPDSASDRARSLLVPVADPDTSTPAPPPAVAPVLPGRPDADRPQVRGPGFSQDIGNGPPCPWCSTPNRADRHFCARCAMPLADDGTAAQPPGRRPWWRRLFDRRRDTPWAGERPPLRRVFDRIGTWVAAAVALTLVVLAVIYVPDGVQAGRDHFAKRAPVAPDGFRASRSYPGHQPLLAFDKRSNTWWGPGVSQSGQGEWIEASFAEPTRLLDVIITPGVSARAEKLGESALPHRIKATVTLKDGKTTTRDITLDQGAGGQRRPFRVGDAVKVRLTIESAYAVSGDKQVALAEIEFFGRSSSNSI
- a CDS encoding GPW/gp25 family protein translates to MAEQFVGSGWAFPLRIGPTGGIALVSGEREVEEAIRLVLATSPGERPMRPEFGCAIHDLVFAPVNEQTAGRIQHEVLMSLDRWEPRIEVHAVDVTAGADQSVLYIDVRYSIRGTNNPRSLVFPFYVIPSHEEPGVPGPSDGPGGPAGPGSLPESEH
- a CDS encoding VgrG-related protein — protein: MVQAAFSTLIHVTIGGKELPPDIAPLLVDGWVDQGAGVPAAFRLTFRDPGRLVLEELNVQFGTEVVLTPIADGRGKGDPLLTGEVTGLEADFEGTGTFTVIRGYDYGHRLMRQRRVVAYRNQLASDIARTLAVQDGVRIGRIQPTDTLYEFISQANVTDWDFLARLADENKMVMSLDAEGRFQFVKPKASSGAPSPQTDSDTSPFVLRAKRDILRLRAAVTAADQVGKVESRGWNVTTKKKIKETQNVSTDTGISIGTTPSRIAKKFKAARLVETGVPYDKQTEVRHAAEALAADVTSSFAEVEVAVRGNPKLRPGVPVALSRVGRPFEGKYTATSVRHVFGDGKHYESWVTVSGRQWRSLYGLASGGTGADAGAARLPGVVNAVVTDVQDPLEQGRVKLTFPWLDDAYVTDWARSVQLGGKGGGGVFPMDVGDEVLVAFDRGALDHPFVIGGLYNGRDKPTVNDVPLHHGLKKQASRHTLSDRKGNRVDLLSQQSGRRKQGVRIATGNDKLTINLDRTETEITVDSAGAVRIKGGRSVSVEAGTDLTLRAKRNVSIRGGGSISIQGSGLVSLRSLGGVVGVSAASVLDIKAGAAATVFAPAGVQINSTANVGIRAGTLLLNGLVMVNNKKYPLPS
- a CDS encoding TetR family transcriptional regulator C-terminal domain-containing protein; amino-acid sequence: MFAGGCFWAANLPEFDDRPGSVRDTLLLHRRNWLTLLADELRHAVEAGEIAELEPDLTVFQLDAVLTAANIALRLGDTEAVTMVRRTVDGFLAAPPR
- a CDS encoding LysM peptidoglycan-binding domain-containing protein, which codes for MAKNRKSAGGRGAGGKGAGKSLVRATLAIHEPPLGTSTTPGGLIETFDFDFNPAQLSLSRRAQWHVTVAPAVRDGSKPEFLGPEAREMSLEIFLDSSAEPTRDTVLNKVETLLSCCETTDKSVFADQPSPPWVVFEWGSFSTARFTAYVSSVEASYTLFGTTGVPIRATCQMRLHEIPSKTKRQNPTSGALTARRVHRVVAGDTLPSLAWREYGDATVWRAIAEANGIDDPSRIGSGTELVLPAAEEVRS
- a CDS encoding phage tail protein — its product is MLPAVFADDDLAQRFVAGLDDVLAPILNVLDCLDTYFDPALTPADFARWLGTWVGAETDGTEPEPRLRAAVAAAARLHRVRGTRRGLEEAIRLVFGVTPDITESGGAAWNARPLGPFPGTPRPHLHVTLRLPDPAPADTHRLDTLVAAARPAHMPYTVEVTTAERTPQR